The following nucleotide sequence is from Geothermobacter hydrogeniphilus.
CTGCCGACCCTGACCGGCAACCGCTACGGTCTCGCCGCCCTGGTCTGCGTGCTGGCGGCCGTTGCCGGGCTGCTCGCCAGCTACCGGATTCCACCGACCCCGGCGACCGGCACCCGCCGCCAGGGTTCTCTGCTGGTGATTCCCGACCTGGTCAAGGCGCTGCGCTTCGCCCGTGAAGACGGGTTCCTGCTGCTGGCGGTGCTCGGCAGCGCCTGGTTCATGCTGCTCGGCGCCTTTTTCCAGCTCAACCTGATTCCCTACGGCATCGAAACCCTGGGGCTGAACCAGCAGCAGAGCGGCGCCCTGTTCCTGGTCGCCGCCCTCGGCATCGGCCTCGGATCGCTGACCGCCGGCAGGCTCTCCGGCCGCAACATCGAATTCGGCATCGTCCCGCTCGGAACCCTCGGCCTGACCATCGCCACCTGGCTGCTGGCCCTGACGCCGGGCCGGCTGCCGCTGGTGATTCTCATCGTGCTGCTGCTCGGCGTCTCCTCGGGCCTGATCATCGTCCCCCTCAACGCCTTCATCCAGCAGCGCACCCCGCCTGAGCGGCGTGGCGAAATCCTCGCCGCGGCCGGCATGCTCGGCTGGTTCGGAGTCCTGCTCGCCTCCCTGCTGCTGCTCGGTCTGGGCGAGATCCTGGGGCTCTCCAGCCGGGAGTGCTTCGCCGCCCTTGGCCTGGTCTCCATCGGCCTGACCCTGTGGGCGTTCCGCACCCTGCCCGACTTTTTCCTGCGTTTCATCACCCTGCTGGTGATGCGTTTCGCCTACCGCATCCGGGTTGCGGGCCGGGACCATGTTCCGGCCAGTGGCGGCGCGCTGCTGGTCGCCAACCACGTCTCCTGGATCGACGCCCTGCTGCTGGTCGCCTGCGAACAGCGCCGTATCCGCTTCCTGATGGAGCGCGGCATCTACAACCGGCCCGGGATACGGCAACTGTTCCGCCTGATGGGGGTGATTCCGATCTCCAGCCGCGACCGGCGCAAGGACCTGGTCGCCTCCCTGCGCGAGGCGCGGCAGGCCCTTGACGACGGCTACCTGGTCTGCATCTTCGCGGAGGGACAGATCACCCGCAACGCCAGCCTCGGCGAGTTCAAGAGCGGCTTCGAATCGATCGTCAAAGGCAGCGGCCACCCGGTGATCCCGGTCTACCTCGGCGGCCTCTGGGGCAGCATTTTCAGCTATTCCCGCGGCCGGCTGCTGGCCGGGCTGCCGCGCATCCCCTATCCGGTCGACATCCTCTTCGGCGCCCCGCTGCCCGACAGCAGCGATGCCGGGCAGGTCCGGCAGGCGGTGATGGAGATGTCGAGCGACTGGCACCGGGACCGGCAGCAGCAGAGTCCGTCCCTCGGCCGACAGTTCGCCCTCGTCGCCAGGCGCAACTGGCGGGCCCCGGCGATATCCGATACCGCGGGGAAAAGACTGCGCTACGGCCAGACTTTGACCGCCGCCCTGGCGCTCGGCAGGCAACTGGAACAGGAGTGCTGGGGGGAACGGATGGTCGGCGTGCTGCTGCCCCCGTCGGTGGGTGGGGCGCTGGTCAACCTGGCCCTGACCCTGGTCGGCAAAATTCCCGTCAACCTCAATTACACCGCCTCGGCGGAAGCCTTTGACTCGGCCTGTCGGCAATGCGGCCTGCGCACCATCATCTCCGCGGAAGCGTTTCTCGAACGATTCGAACAGTTTCAGGACCGTACGGACATCAAGCGGCTCGAAGAGCTGCTGCCGGCCATCCCGACCGGCCGCAAACTGGCCGCCTGGCTGCAGGCCCGGCTGCTGCCGCTCTGCCTGTGGACGCGACTGGGAACCCTCGACGGCGGGGAGACGGCCACGGTTCTCTTCTCCTCCGGCAGCACCGGGGAGCCGAAGGGGATCATGCTCAGTCACCGGAACATCCAGGCCAACATCGCCTCGCTGCAGATGCTGATCCGCACCGACAGCAGCGACAACGTCTGCGCGGCGCTGCCCTTCTTTCACTCCCTCGGTCTCACCGGCACTCTCTGGCTGCCGCTGATCTCGGGATTCTCCGCCAGCTACCACCCCAACCCCCTCGACGGCGCCAGGATCGCCGAACTGGTCCGTGAAAACAGATCGACGCTGCTGCTGGCCACCCCGACCTTCCTGCTGGCCTACCTGCGACGGGCGAAAAAGGAGGATTTCGCCAGCCTCCGGCTGGTGATCGCCGGAGCGGAGAAACTGAAACCGGCGCTGGCGGACAAGTTCGAGGAAAAATTCGGCATCCGGCCGCTGGAGGGTTACGGTGCCACCGAACTGGCGCCGGTGGCGGCGATCAGCGTCCCCGACGTGGAGATCGACGGCGTCAGGCAGCAGGGGGCGCAGGCGGGCGCGGTCGGCAAACCGCTGCCCGGCATCGCCGTCCGCGTCATCGACCCCGAAAGCGGAGAACAGAAACCGGCCGGCGACGAAGGGCTGATCCTGATCAAGGGCGCCAACGTCATGCAGGGCTACCTGAACCGCCCCGACAAGACCGCCGAAGCGGTCCGGGACGGCTGGTACAACACCGGCGATATCGGTTTTCTGGACAAAAAGGGTTTTCTGCACATCACCGACCGGCTGGCCCGCTTTTCCAAGATCGGCGGCGAAATGGTCCCCCACATCGCCATCGAGGAGGTGCTGCAGCAGGGACGGGCAGGAGCGACTCAGGCGATCGCGGTCACTGCAATCCCCGACGAACGCCGGGGTGAACGACTGGTGGTACTCTACACCGGGGAGGCGGGGGAGCTGGACGAACTGCAGGAACGGCTGGCGGACAGCGACCTGCCGAATCTCTGGCGGCCCGGCAGGGACGCCTGGTTCCGGGTCACCGAGCTGCCGCTGCTCGGCACCGGAAAACTCGACCTGGGCGGCATCCGGCGGCTGGCCCTGGCCGCCGCGGCGGGCTGATCCCCGGCAGCCTGTCAGTCGGATTCAGCCTGGTCGATCAGTTCGAAAACGCCGAGCTGGTCGTTGAAGTTGTAGATTTCACCGGTTTCGATGATATAGTGCCAGCCGAGAATCTCCAGGGTGCCCTGCCGCACCCGCTCGGCAATGAAAGGATAGCTCAGCAGGTTTTTCATCTGCACCAGCACATTGACCCGTTCGGTCAGCCATTCCCGTTCGGCCGGGGTCTTTTCCACCGCCAGGCGTGCCACCCGGGCGGGAACCTCCCTGGAGACTTCCAGCCATTTCCTGACATGCGGCAGATCGGCCAGTTCCTCCCCGTTCTTGTGCAGGGCGGCACAACCGCCGCAGTTGGAATGCCCGCAGACGACGATCGATTCGACCTCAAGGACCTTGACCGCATACTCGATCGCCGAGGTGGTGGCGACGAACTCTTCGGTCTGACGGTAGGGCGGCACGATGTTGGCCACGTTGCGCACCATGAACAGTTCACCGGGACGGGTGCGGGTGATCAGGTTCGGCACCACCCGCGAGTCGGAACAGCCGATGAAGAGGGTGTGGGGGTTCTGTTCCCGGCCGAGGGTGCAGAAGAGTTCCCGATGGGAGACAAATTCATCCCGACGGAATTTCATGATGCCCTTGAAGAGTTTCTCCATGCCGGGAAATTAACATAGAGACTTCACGAAAACCAGAGCCTGTCGTTTTTTGCCGCTGGCCAACACTCTCATCATCTGTTATTTTGTCGAGCTTTGCTTACTACAATCAGTGAGCCCCTTGTCGACAGACAGCACAAGTCACTGATCTGCCTGAGCTTCCCCAAAATCACCAGTAAACCTGTGGGTGCGCTTCAGATTTTTGGAAATCTTTGGCTTTTTCCCGGTTTCGGCCCAGAATAGAAAGATGGAGGCGCCGCCGGCCCCAGCCCGGCGAGCCCGACAACCCATGAACGATAAAATTCTCAACCGCGTCCAGAAATCCTCTCGCTACCTCGGCGCCGAACTCGGCAGCCGCCCCAAGGATCCGCGGACAGTCGATCTCAGCCTGGCCCTGGCCTTTCCCGATGTCTACGAGGTCGGCATGAGCCACATCGGCTTCGCCATCCTCTACAGCCTGCTCAACGATCACGACTGGATCGCGGCCGAACGGGTCTACGCCCCCTGGCCCGACCTCGAAGCGGAACTGCGCACCGCCGGCGAGCCGCTGCGGGCGCTGGAGAGCCAACGCCCGCTGGGCGATTTCGACCTGATCGGCTTCACCCTGCAGTACGAGCTGAGCTACAGCAACCTGCTCAACATGCTCGACCTGGCCGGCATCCCGCGCCGCCGCGAGCAGCGCGACGCAAGCCACCCGCTGATCATGGTCGGCGGTCCCTGCGCCTTCAATCCCGAACCGCTGGCCGACTTTTACGATTTCGCCGTCATCGGCGACGGCGAAGAGGCGGTGGTCGAAGTCTGCGAGCAGGTGCGACAGGGTCGGCAGGAGGGCTGGAACCGGGAGACGCTGCTGCGGCGGCTGGCCGACATCGAAGGCGTCTACGTCCCCTCCCTCTACCGGGTCAGCTACCATGAGGACGGCCGCATTGCGGCGCTGTCCCCCGCGCCGGGCGTCCCGCAGCGGGTCCGGCGCCGGTTCCTGGCCAACCTCGAAGACGCCCCCTACCCGACCGCGCCGATCGTCCCCTTCATGAACACCGTTCACAACCGGGTGGCGGTCGAGGTGGCGCGCGGCTGCACCCGCGGCTGCCGCTTCTGCCAGGCCGGCTACATCTACCGCCCGGTGCGCGAACGGTCGCCGCAGCGAATCGCCGACATCGTCGATGAGTCGCTGCGGCATTCCGGCTACAGCGAAGTCTCGCTGCTCTCCCTCTCGACCGGTGACTACTCCCGCCTGGAACCGCTGCTGAAGGGCCTGATGGGCTGCCACGAAGCCGGCCAGGTGGCGATCTCGCTGCCGAGCCTGCGGGTCGGCTCCCTCTCCGCGGAGATGATGGAAGAGATCAAGAAGGTCCGCAAGACCGGCTTCACCCTGGCCCCGGAGGCCGGCAGCGAGCGGCTGCGCGAAGTGATCAACAAGGGCATCAGCGAAGCCGACCTGCTGGCCGCCACCGAAGCCGCCTACGCTCTCGGCTGGCGGGTCATCAAGCTCTACTTCATGATCGGCCTGCCGACCGAGACCGACGAGGACCGCCGGGGCATCATCGAACTGGCGGCGCGGGTCAAGCGGACCGGCCGCGGCACCGAAGGCGGCGCCGACGCCAACGTCTCGGTCTCGACCTTCGTCCCCAAGCCGCACACCCCCTTCCAGTGGGAGGCGCAGATCGGTGTCGAGGAAACCCTCGCCCGCCAGAACCAGCTGCGGGATGGACTGAAAAAACGCAAGCTGCGACTCAAGTACCACGAGGCGCGGATGTCGCTGCTGGAAGGGGTCTTCGCCCGCGGCGACCGGCGGCTCGGGCGGCTGCTTGAAGCCGCTGTCGATGCCGGCTGCCGCTTCGACGGCTGGGGCGAGCATTTCGATTTCTCCCGCTGGCAGCAGGCCTTCGCCGCGACCGGCATCGACCCACACTGGTACCTGCGGCAGCGGGACGAGGAGGAGATTCTCCCCTGGGATCACATCGACTGCGGCATCCCGAAAAGCTTCTTTCTCGCCGAACGCCGCCGCAGCATCCAGGGCGACTACACTGCCGACTGCCGCCACGGCGACTGCCACGGCTGCGGCCTGTGCGACTTTGACAGCCTGCGGGTACGACTCAGCGAACGTGATGAACTGACCCCGCCGCGGCTCCCCGCCGCGCCCTCCCCAGTCGCCGACGGCCGGTTCAAGATCCGCCTGCGACTGCGCAAGGAGGGCCGCGCGCGGTTCGTCAGTCATCTCGAGTTCATGACCGCCTTCCATCGCGCGGTGCGGCGCGCGCAACTGCCGATCCGCTACTCGGAAGGTTTTCATCCGACGCCGAAGATCTCCCTGCCCGATGCCCTGCCGACTGGTTTCTGTTCCGACGCGGAAATCATCGACCTGGAACTGTTCCGGCCGCTGCCGGCCGACCGGATCGCCGCCGAGCTCAACCACCAGCTGCCGCCCGGCTTCGAAATCCTCGCCGCGGCCGCCGTCGCCTGGAAAACTCCAAGTCCATCTGCTAGCATTGAGAGCAGTCGCTACCGGGTCGGTCTGCCGGCAGACGCGCCGGCAGACCTGGCCGGACGCTGCGCTGATTTTCTGGCCGCCGACGAGGTCATCGGCCGGCGACAGAAAAAAGGCGGCACCATCGAGGTCGACCTGCGGCCGCCGGTCCTGGAACTCGCCCTGCGCGAGCAGGCCCTGTGGATCACCCTGCGCAAGGGCAGCCCGCTGCCGGTTGCCGCCCACCTGCTGGGATTGACGCCGGAAGCGGCCCGCGATCTGGAGATCCGCAAGGTCGAGGTGCGGATGCGCGACGGGCTGGACTGCTTTGCCAACGCCTGATTCAGGAAACTGAAATTTTCGGAATTTCACACATATATCCACAGGGAGGAACCATGACCAAGGAGCTGGTCATCAACATGACCTCCCACGAAACCCGGGTGGCATTGCTGGAAAGCGGCCACATCGCCGAACTCTACATCGAACGGCGGCGTGAACGGGGCATCGTGGGCAACATCTACAAGGGCAAGGTGATCCGCGTGCTGCCGGGCATGCAGGCGGCCTTTGTCGACATCGGCCTGGAAAAGGCCGCCTTTCTCTATGTCGCCGATGTGCTGGCCGAGATGGAAGCGGTGGAACAGTTTGTCGAGGGACGCAGCCAGCACGCCGAACCGGAGGATGGACACGAGGACGAGCAGCCGCCGCTGCCGCCGATCGAGGACCTGCTGCAGGAAGGCCAGGAACTGCTGGTGCAGGTCGCCAAGGAACCGATCGGCACCAAGGGCGCCCGCATCACCTCCCACATCTCCCTGCCCGGCCGCCACCTGGTCTACATGCCGACCGTCGATCATATCGGCATCTCGCGGCGGATCGAGGACGAAGAGGAAAAGGACCGGCTGCGCGGCCTGGTCGAGGAGATCCGTCCCGCCGGCACCGGCTTCATCGTCCGCACCGCCGCCGAGGGCAAGAGCAGCGAGGAACTGCGCTCCGACATGGAATTCCTGGTCGGCCTGTGGGAGGATATCGACAAGCGGCGCGAGCATCATGGCGCCCCCTGCCTGATCCATTCCGATCTCGATCTGACCAGCAAGGTGCTGCGCGACACCCTCACCGAGGATGTCAACCGCATCGTCGTCGACAACCGCGAAGAGCATGACAAGATCGTCCGTTTCCTGGCGACCTTCATGCCCAACCTGCGCTACGCCATCGATTTCTACGAGGGGGATGAGCCGATCTTCGACGCCTTCGGTCTCGAAGTCGAAATCAGCCGCGCCCTGGGACGCAAGGTCTGGCTGAAAAGCGGCGGCTACATCATCATCGAACAGACCGAGGCGCTGATCGCCATCGACGTCAACACCGGGCGCTTCGTCGGCAAGCACAACCTCGAAGACACAATCCTCAAGACCAACCTCGAGGCGGTCCGGGAGATCGCCTTTCAGCTGCGGCTGCGCAACCTCGGCGGCCTGGTGATCATCGATTTCATCGACATGGAGCGCGAGGCGCACCGGGAAAAGGTCCATGCCGCCCTTGAAGAGGTCCTCAGGCAGGACAAGGCCAAGACCAACATCCTCAAGATCTCCGAACTGGGGCTGGTCGAGATGACCCGCAAGCGGGTGCGCGAAAGCATCGGCCGCACCCTCTGCGAACCCTGTCCCTACTGCGAAGGCAAGGGCTACATCAAGAGCCGCATCACCACCGCCTATGAAATCTTCCGGGAACTGCAGCGCGAGATCAGGCAGCTGCCCGGCTACCGGGTCACCCTGCTGTGCCATCCCGACATCGCCGACCTGCT
It contains:
- a CDS encoding TIGR03960 family B12-binding radical SAM protein yields the protein MNDKILNRVQKSSRYLGAELGSRPKDPRTVDLSLALAFPDVYEVGMSHIGFAILYSLLNDHDWIAAERVYAPWPDLEAELRTAGEPLRALESQRPLGDFDLIGFTLQYELSYSNLLNMLDLAGIPRRREQRDASHPLIMVGGPCAFNPEPLADFYDFAVIGDGEEAVVEVCEQVRQGRQEGWNRETLLRRLADIEGVYVPSLYRVSYHEDGRIAALSPAPGVPQRVRRRFLANLEDAPYPTAPIVPFMNTVHNRVAVEVARGCTRGCRFCQAGYIYRPVRERSPQRIADIVDESLRHSGYSEVSLLSLSTGDYSRLEPLLKGLMGCHEAGQVAISLPSLRVGSLSAEMMEEIKKVRKTGFTLAPEAGSERLREVINKGISEADLLAATEAAYALGWRVIKLYFMIGLPTETDEDRRGIIELAARVKRTGRGTEGGADANVSVSTFVPKPHTPFQWEAQIGVEETLARQNQLRDGLKKRKLRLKYHEARMSLLEGVFARGDRRLGRLLEAAVDAGCRFDGWGEHFDFSRWQQAFAATGIDPHWYLRQRDEEEILPWDHIDCGIPKSFFLAERRRSIQGDYTADCRHGDCHGCGLCDFDSLRVRLSERDELTPPRLPAAPSPVADGRFKIRLRLRKEGRARFVSHLEFMTAFHRAVRRAQLPIRYSEGFHPTPKISLPDALPTGFCSDAEIIDLELFRPLPADRIAAELNHQLPPGFEILAAAAVAWKTPSPSASIESSRYRVGLPADAPADLAGRCADFLAADEVIGRRQKKGGTIEVDLRPPVLELALREQALWITLRKGSPLPVAAHLLGLTPEAARDLEIRKVEVRMRDGLDCFANA
- a CDS encoding Rne/Rng family ribonuclease — protein: MTKELVINMTSHETRVALLESGHIAELYIERRRERGIVGNIYKGKVIRVLPGMQAAFVDIGLEKAAFLYVADVLAEMEAVEQFVEGRSQHAEPEDGHEDEQPPLPPIEDLLQEGQELLVQVAKEPIGTKGARITSHISLPGRHLVYMPTVDHIGISRRIEDEEEKDRLRGLVEEIRPAGTGFIVRTAAEGKSSEELRSDMEFLVGLWEDIDKRREHHGAPCLIHSDLDLTSKVLRDTLTEDVNRIVVDNREEHDKIVRFLATFMPNLRYAIDFYEGDEPIFDAFGLEVEISRALGRKVWLKSGGYIIIEQTEALIAIDVNTGRFVGKHNLEDTILKTNLEAVREIAFQLRLRNLGGLVIIDFIDMEREAHREKVHAALEEVLRQDKAKTNILKISELGLVEMTRKRVRESIGRTLCEPCPYCEGKGYIKSRITTAYEIFRELQREIRQLPGYRVTLLCHPDIADLLSDEEHEGIEEIERRFQKQIAIHSRPNFHLEQYEILVG
- a CDS encoding carbonic anhydrase, with protein sequence MEKLFKGIMKFRRDEFVSHRELFCTLGREQNPHTLFIGCSDSRVVPNLITRTRPGELFMVRNVANIVPPYRQTEEFVATTSAIEYAVKVLEVESIVVCGHSNCGGCAALHKNGEELADLPHVRKWLEVSREVPARVARLAVEKTPAEREWLTERVNVLVQMKNLLSYPFIAERVRQGTLEILGWHYIIETGEIYNFNDQLGVFELIDQAESD
- a CDS encoding acyl-[ACP]--phospholipid O-acyltransferase; translation: MNQCSHGFRWLNITQFLGALNDNLFKLLLVFLIIDLQGVEAAGRVAAIAGLVFVLPFLLFSAAAGRLVDRFSKTRLIRYTKLLELAVMLLGVAAFAAASVPGLYGCLLLMALQSTLFSPAKYGIVPELVDQEQLSSANGSLEALTYLAIIGGTALAPLLPTLTGNRYGLAALVCVLAAVAGLLASYRIPPTPATGTRRQGSLLVIPDLVKALRFAREDGFLLLAVLGSAWFMLLGAFFQLNLIPYGIETLGLNQQQSGALFLVAALGIGLGSLTAGRLSGRNIEFGIVPLGTLGLTIATWLLALTPGRLPLVILIVLLLGVSSGLIIVPLNAFIQQRTPPERRGEILAAAGMLGWFGVLLASLLLLGLGEILGLSSRECFAALGLVSIGLTLWAFRTLPDFFLRFITLLVMRFAYRIRVAGRDHVPASGGALLVANHVSWIDALLLVACEQRRIRFLMERGIYNRPGIRQLFRLMGVIPISSRDRRKDLVASLREARQALDDGYLVCIFAEGQITRNASLGEFKSGFESIVKGSGHPVIPVYLGGLWGSIFSYSRGRLLAGLPRIPYPVDILFGAPLPDSSDAGQVRQAVMEMSSDWHRDRQQQSPSLGRQFALVARRNWRAPAISDTAGKRLRYGQTLTAALALGRQLEQECWGERMVGVLLPPSVGGALVNLALTLVGKIPVNLNYTASAEAFDSACRQCGLRTIISAEAFLERFEQFQDRTDIKRLEELLPAIPTGRKLAAWLQARLLPLCLWTRLGTLDGGETATVLFSSGSTGEPKGIMLSHRNIQANIASLQMLIRTDSSDNVCAALPFFHSLGLTGTLWLPLISGFSASYHPNPLDGARIAELVRENRSTLLLATPTFLLAYLRRAKKEDFASLRLVIAGAEKLKPALADKFEEKFGIRPLEGYGATELAPVAAISVPDVEIDGVRQQGAQAGAVGKPLPGIAVRVIDPESGEQKPAGDEGLILIKGANVMQGYLNRPDKTAEAVRDGWYNTGDIGFLDKKGFLHITDRLARFSKIGGEMVPHIAIEEVLQQGRAGATQAIAVTAIPDERRGERLVVLYTGEAGELDELQERLADSDLPNLWRPGRDAWFRVTELPLLGTGKLDLGGIRRLALAAAAG